One genomic region from Cucumis melo cultivar AY chromosome 9, USDA_Cmelo_AY_1.0, whole genome shotgun sequence encodes:
- the LOC103498609 gene encoding uncharacterized protein LOC103498609 isoform X2, with translation MANANMLWNSAKILGFPAPIASNVRWASSSNANSVCSGKEYLVLSDEELMKQCEMGTFKASGPGGQHRNKRESAVRLKHIPTGIIAQAVEDRSQHKNRSSALARLRALLALKVRNPVDLEDYSPPPELLQILPPKSTVRPPECGPQIGPNNSKFLPGMQALLDLISTLDGSVSDTAKLLGLTTGALSRLILSDDALRMAVNDIRMSKGMKPLK, from the exons ATGGCAAACGCAAATATGCTCTGGAATTCCGCTAAGATTCTTGGATTTCCTGCTCCGATAGCAAGCAACGTCCGATGGGCAAG CTCCAGTAATGCAAATTCAGTATGTAGTGGCAAAGAGTACTTAGTTTTGTCCGACGAAGAGCTGATGAAACAGTGCGAAATGGGAACGTTCAAGGCGTCAGGTCCCGGCGGTCAGCACCGCAACAAGCGCGAGTCTGCTGTTCGTTTGAAGCACATTCCCACTGGTATCATTGCTCAG GCTGTTGAGGATCGATCCCAGCATAAGAATCGATCCAGTGCCTTAGCTCGTCTACGTGCTCTCTTGGCCCTAAAAG TTAGGAACCCTGTGGATCTTGAAGATTATTCGCCTCCTCCAGAGCTTCTTCAAATTCTTCCTCCTAAGTCCACTGTTAGGCCACCGGAATGTGGCCCTCAAATTGGTCCTAACAATTCTAAGTTTCTGCCG GGCATGCAAGCTCTACTGGATCTAATTTCCACACTAGATGGTTCTGTATCAGACACAGCTAAGCTTTTAGG GTTAACTACCGGTGCTCTTTCAAGGTTAATCCTATCCGATGATGCTCTTAGAATGGCTGTAAATGATATCAGGATGTCCAAG GGTATGAAGCCGCTCAAGTAG
- the LOC103498609 gene encoding uncharacterized protein LOC103498609 isoform X1, translating into MANANMLWNSAKILGFPAPIASNVRWARFGYKFRFRHHPFEGSFFFFNSLRFNCSSSNANSVCSGKEYLVLSDEELMKQCEMGTFKASGPGGQHRNKRESAVRLKHIPTGIIAQAVEDRSQHKNRSSALARLRALLALKVRNPVDLEDYSPPPELLQILPPKSTVRPPECGPQIGPNNSKFLPGMQALLDLISTLDGSVSDTAKLLGLTTGALSRLILSDDALRMAVNDIRMSKGMKPLK; encoded by the exons ATGGCAAACGCAAATATGCTCTGGAATTCCGCTAAGATTCTTGGATTTCCTGCTCCGATAGCAAGCAACGTCCGATGGGCAAGGTTCGGTTATAAGTTTCGGTTTCGGCATCATCCATTCGAGggctctttcttcttcttcaactccTTGCGTTTCAATTGCAGCTCCAGTAATGCAAATTCAGTATGTAGTGGCAAAGAGTACTTAGTTTTGTCCGACGAAGAGCTGATGAAACAGTGCGAAATGGGAACGTTCAAGGCGTCAGGTCCCGGCGGTCAGCACCGCAACAAGCGCGAGTCTGCTGTTCGTTTGAAGCACATTCCCACTGGTATCATTGCTCAG GCTGTTGAGGATCGATCCCAGCATAAGAATCGATCCAGTGCCTTAGCTCGTCTACGTGCTCTCTTGGCCCTAAAAG TTAGGAACCCTGTGGATCTTGAAGATTATTCGCCTCCTCCAGAGCTTCTTCAAATTCTTCCTCCTAAGTCCACTGTTAGGCCACCGGAATGTGGCCCTCAAATTGGTCCTAACAATTCTAAGTTTCTGCCG GGCATGCAAGCTCTACTGGATCTAATTTCCACACTAGATGGTTCTGTATCAGACACAGCTAAGCTTTTAGG GTTAACTACCGGTGCTCTTTCAAGGTTAATCCTATCCGATGATGCTCTTAGAATGGCTGTAAATGATATCAGGATGTCCAAG GGTATGAAGCCGCTCAAGTAG
- the LOC103498609 gene encoding uncharacterized protein LOC103498609 isoform X3, with translation MANANMLWNSAKILGFPAPIASNVRWARFGYKFRFRHHPFEGSFFFFNSLRFNCSSSNANSVCSGKEYLVLSDEELMKQCEMGTFKASGPGGQHRNKRESAVRLKHIPTGIIAQAVEDRSQHKNRSSALARLRALLALKVRNPVDLEDYSPPPELLQILPPKSTVRPPECGPQIGPNNSKFLPGMQALLDLISTLDGSVSDTAKLLGV, from the exons ATGGCAAACGCAAATATGCTCTGGAATTCCGCTAAGATTCTTGGATTTCCTGCTCCGATAGCAAGCAACGTCCGATGGGCAAGGTTCGGTTATAAGTTTCGGTTTCGGCATCATCCATTCGAGggctctttcttcttcttcaactccTTGCGTTTCAATTGCAGCTCCAGTAATGCAAATTCAGTATGTAGTGGCAAAGAGTACTTAGTTTTGTCCGACGAAGAGCTGATGAAACAGTGCGAAATGGGAACGTTCAAGGCGTCAGGTCCCGGCGGTCAGCACCGCAACAAGCGCGAGTCTGCTGTTCGTTTGAAGCACATTCCCACTGGTATCATTGCTCAG GCTGTTGAGGATCGATCCCAGCATAAGAATCGATCCAGTGCCTTAGCTCGTCTACGTGCTCTCTTGGCCCTAAAAG TTAGGAACCCTGTGGATCTTGAAGATTATTCGCCTCCTCCAGAGCTTCTTCAAATTCTTCCTCCTAAGTCCACTGTTAGGCCACCGGAATGTGGCCCTCAAATTGGTCCTAACAATTCTAAGTTTCTGCCG GGCATGCAAGCTCTACTGGATCTAATTTCCACACTAGATGGTTCTGTATCAGACACAGCTAAGCTTTTAGG GGTATGA